One region of Rhodocaloribacter litoris genomic DNA includes:
- a CDS encoding valine--tRNA ligase: MAAETTTPPAETGKRALYDPHAIEAKWYDYWERHGFFNADVRPDKKPHVIMMPPPNVTGRLHMGHALQDTIQDALTRLRRMQGFEALWMPGKDHAGIATQNVVERTLKEQEDKTRHDLGRERFLERVWDWVREYGDIILQQKRRLGDSCDWRRERFTMDERYAEAVQRVFVQLYQEGLIYRGHYLVNWCPVDMTALSDEEVENVERDGHLWYIRYPLADGSGHLTIATTRPETMLGDTAVAVHPEDERYAHLVGKKVRLPLLGREIPVIADEYVKKDFGAGALKVTPAHDKNDFEIGQRHGLEVVNIMNPDATINENGGPYAGLDRFEARQRIVADLEAQGLLEKVEPYKVSVPISHRSKAVIEPLLSRQWFVKMKPLAEPAIEAVRSGKITFYPKRWENEYFRWLENIRDWTISRQLWWGHRIPVWYYTDEHGEIDEERGFVVSVEQPEPGMVQDEDVLDTWFSSWLWPFATLGWPEDSEAVRRDLAYFYPGDVLVSGYDILFFWIARMIMAGLHFTGEIPFRDVFITGMIKDKYGRWMSKSLGNGIDPLEMIEQYGADAVRFSLTILCAQGQDIKLDPTKFEMGRNFANKIWNAFNVFGQFMETDTDGRPVKDYRRRRSFDELELVERWMLTRLHRTIEAVDEDIRRYRLNEALTKIYTLFWGDYCDWYLELIKPPYGEAMDEDKIALAVELYEKLLQLLHPFMPFITEELWWKLRPRREGEACIVSPWPRPDAAETDDDAAEIFATLQEMVSGIRNVKSQYGVSPGKAIAARINVAADAPALAAALQAHPHYFERLARVSDLTVGHGLDKPKASASVVVGKHEVYVPLAGMIDLDVERERLEKEIAQKERFLAGVERKLQNEQFVQKAPAEVVERERQKAADAKAELQRLRANLADLT; this comes from the coding sequence ATGGCTGCCGAAACGACCACGCCGCCGGCCGAGACCGGCAAGCGCGCCCTCTACGACCCGCACGCCATCGAGGCGAAGTGGTACGACTACTGGGAACGCCACGGCTTCTTCAACGCCGACGTGCGCCCGGACAAGAAGCCGCACGTGATCATGATGCCGCCCCCGAACGTGACCGGGCGGCTGCACATGGGCCATGCCCTGCAGGACACCATCCAGGACGCCCTCACCCGCCTGCGCCGCATGCAGGGCTTCGAGGCCCTCTGGATGCCCGGCAAGGACCACGCCGGCATCGCCACGCAGAACGTCGTCGAGCGCACGCTGAAGGAGCAGGAGGACAAGACGCGCCACGACCTGGGCCGCGAGCGCTTCCTCGAGCGCGTCTGGGACTGGGTCCGTGAGTACGGCGACATCATCCTCCAGCAGAAACGCCGCCTGGGCGACTCGTGCGACTGGCGCCGCGAGCGCTTCACCATGGACGAGCGCTACGCCGAGGCTGTCCAGCGCGTCTTCGTGCAGCTCTACCAGGAGGGGCTCATCTACCGGGGCCACTACCTGGTCAACTGGTGCCCCGTGGACATGACCGCCCTCTCCGACGAGGAGGTGGAGAACGTGGAGCGGGACGGCCACCTGTGGTACATCCGCTACCCCCTGGCCGACGGCAGCGGCCACCTCACCATCGCCACCACCCGCCCCGAGACGATGCTGGGCGACACCGCCGTGGCCGTCCACCCCGAGGACGAGCGCTACGCCCACCTCGTCGGCAAAAAGGTGCGCCTGCCCCTGCTCGGCCGCGAGATCCCCGTCATCGCCGACGAGTACGTCAAGAAGGACTTCGGCGCGGGCGCCCTCAAGGTGACCCCGGCGCACGACAAGAACGACTTCGAGATCGGCCAGCGCCACGGCCTCGAGGTCGTTAACATCATGAACCCGGACGCCACCATCAACGAAAACGGCGGCCCCTATGCCGGGCTCGACCGCTTCGAGGCCCGCCAGCGGATCGTGGCCGACCTGGAGGCGCAGGGGCTGCTCGAAAAGGTGGAGCCCTACAAGGTGTCCGTCCCCATCTCGCACCGCTCGAAGGCCGTCATCGAGCCGCTGCTCTCGCGGCAGTGGTTCGTCAAGATGAAGCCGCTGGCCGAGCCCGCCATCGAGGCCGTCCGCAGCGGGAAGATCACCTTCTACCCGAAGCGGTGGGAGAACGAGTACTTCCGCTGGCTCGAAAACATCCGCGACTGGACCATCAGCCGGCAGCTCTGGTGGGGCCACCGCATCCCCGTCTGGTACTACACCGACGAGCACGGCGAGATCGACGAGGAGCGCGGCTTCGTCGTCTCGGTGGAGCAGCCCGAGCCCGGCATGGTGCAGGACGAGGACGTGCTCGACACCTGGTTCTCGTCGTGGCTGTGGCCCTTCGCCACGCTCGGCTGGCCCGAGGACAGCGAGGCGGTGCGCCGCGACCTGGCCTACTTCTACCCCGGCGACGTGCTCGTCTCGGGCTACGACATCCTCTTCTTCTGGATCGCCCGCATGATCATGGCCGGGCTCCACTTCACCGGCGAGATCCCCTTCCGGGACGTCTTCATCACCGGCATGATCAAGGACAAGTACGGCCGGTGGATGTCCAAGAGCCTGGGCAACGGCATCGACCCGCTGGAGATGATCGAGCAGTACGGGGCCGACGCCGTGCGCTTCTCGCTGACGATCCTCTGCGCCCAGGGGCAGGACATCAAGCTCGACCCCACCAAGTTCGAGATGGGGCGCAACTTCGCCAACAAGATCTGGAACGCCTTCAACGTCTTCGGCCAGTTCATGGAGACCGACACCGACGGCCGGCCGGTGAAGGACTACCGCCGGCGCCGGTCGTTCGACGAGCTGGAGCTGGTCGAGCGCTGGATGCTCACGCGCCTGCACCGCACCATCGAGGCCGTCGACGAGGACATCCGCCGCTACCGCCTCAACGAGGCGCTGACGAAGATCTACACCCTCTTCTGGGGCGATTACTGCGACTGGTACCTGGAGCTCATCAAGCCCCCCTACGGCGAGGCGATGGACGAGGACAAGATCGCCCTGGCCGTCGAGCTCTACGAGAAGCTCCTGCAGCTCCTGCACCCGTTCATGCCGTTCATCACCGAGGAGCTGTGGTGGAAGCTGCGGCCCCGCCGGGAGGGCGAGGCGTGCATCGTCTCGCCCTGGCCCCGGCCCGACGCGGCCGAGACGGACGACGACGCTGCGGAGATCTTTGCCACGCTCCAGGAGATGGTCTCGGGCATCCGCAACGTGAAGAGCCAGTACGGCGTCTCGCCGGGCAAGGCCATCGCCGCGCGCATCAACGTGGCGGCCGACGCCCCGGCGCTGGCCGCGGCGCTGCAGGCCCACCCCCACTACTTCGAGCGCCTCGCCCGCGTGAGCGACCTGACCGTGGGCCACGGGCTCGACAAGCCGAAGGCCAGCGCCTCGGTGGTCGTCGGCAAGCACGAGGTCTACGTGCCCCTGGCCGGCATGATCGACCTGGACGTGGAACGGGAGCGGCTGGAGAAGGAGATCGCGCAGAAAGAGCGGTTCCTGGCGGGCGTCGAGCGCAAGCTGCAGAACGAGCAGTTCGTGCAGAAGGCGCCGGCGGAGGTCGTCGAGCGCGAGCGCCAGAAGGCCGCCGACGCCAAGGCCGAGCTCCAGCGCCTGCGCGCCAACCTGGCCGACCTGACCTGA
- a CDS encoding DUF305 domain-containing protein, protein MKHVLLPLLLVLALAGCRSTEPMTPAPAADTATPATAGLEALYWARQDSARTRFTEADVHFVTGMIVHHAQALVMSALAPTHDAGPAVRRLTARILNAQRDEIATMQQWLRDRGLTVPDIEIDGIRLTVHGVDHHMMHMPGMLSQAQLEALDAARGPEFDRLFLEYMIQHHQGAVDMVEELFATDGAALDEQVFKLASDIQVDQRTEIERMRLMLQQMNGAGR, encoded by the coding sequence ATGAAACACGTTTTGCTCCCGTTGCTGCTGGTGCTGGCGCTGGCCGGATGCCGCAGCACCGAACCGATGACGCCTGCCCCGGCGGCGGACACAGCGACCCCGGCGACCGCCGGGCTGGAAGCCCTCTACTGGGCCCGGCAGGACAGCGCCCGCACCCGCTTCACCGAGGCCGACGTGCACTTCGTCACCGGCATGATCGTGCACCACGCGCAGGCGCTCGTCATGTCCGCGCTGGCGCCCACGCACGACGCCGGCCCGGCGGTGCGCCGCCTCACGGCCCGCATCCTCAACGCCCAGCGAGACGAGATCGCCACCATGCAGCAATGGCTCCGCGACCGGGGCCTGACCGTGCCCGACATCGAGATCGACGGCATACGGCTCACCGTCCACGGCGTCGACCACCACATGATGCACATGCCGGGGATGCTCTCGCAGGCGCAACTCGAAGCCCTCGATGCCGCCCGTGGTCCTGAGTTCGACCGGCTCTTCCTCGAATACATGATCCAGCATCACCAGGGCGCCGTCGACATGGTCGAAGAGCTGTTCGCCACCGACGGCGCCGCCCTCGACGAGCAGGTCTTCAAACTGGCCTCCGATATCCAGGTGGACCAGCGGACCGAGATCGAGCGGATGCGCCTGATGCTCCAGCAGATGAACGGCGCGGGCCGGTAA
- a CDS encoding LVIVD repeat-containing protein, which translates to MKGLLRPCSHRAGFAASLAVAALLGLSACAPRPVSQPAEAPPAPAASAMPSTSATPAAALSPDPRVGLGAGLFDAEEAIWNLRKLSSTPPPEAFVGVTNSDLAFKDHYVIQGNYNGIQIWDISNPEAPVLVNGYVCPASQSDVSVYENLLFVSGEGLGGRIDCGTQGVPEAVSKDRLRGIRIFDISDIRNPRYIANVQTCRGSHTHSVLKDPNDDENVYIYVSGSAPVRPAEELPGCSAAPPDEDPNSALFRIEVIKVPLAHPEQAAIVNSPRIFDNLAAPPRHGLAPDDRAEIEAARARGAFVVEIFGQERILPDRFVAPMLAEFVKQRGRTEATAEDSAAFRAALPEIVRQRFGVQEETGPDQCHDITLYPEIGLAGGACEGYGLLLDITDPVRPRRLDAVADSNFSYWHSATFNNDGTKVLFSDEWGGGGQPKCRATDPKEWGANAIFTIEEGKMRFHSYYKLPAPQTPLENCVAHNGSLIPIPGRDVMVQAWYQGGISVFDWTDPDHPFEIAFHDRGPVSPERMLMGGSWSVYWYNGLIVSSEIARGLDIFELTPSPYLSANEIAAAKTVRLSYLNAQGQPKFEWPATFVLARAYVDQLERSGGLSAERIAAVRQALDRAEAASGAARRQALDRLAADLDSQAATSSDAAKVRMLIDVVRQL; encoded by the coding sequence ATGAAAGGTCTGTTACGCCCTTGTTCTCACCGTGCGGGTTTTGCCGCCTCCCTGGCCGTCGCCGCCCTGCTGGGGCTGTCGGCCTGTGCGCCCCGGCCCGTTTCGCAGCCGGCGGAGGCCCCGCCCGCACCCGCCGCCTCGGCGATGCCCTCCACGTCGGCGACGCCGGCCGCCGCCCTCTCGCCCGACCCGCGCGTGGGCCTCGGCGCCGGCCTGTTCGACGCCGAAGAGGCCATCTGGAACCTGCGCAAGCTCTCCTCGACGCCCCCGCCCGAGGCGTTCGTGGGGGTGACCAACTCCGACCTGGCCTTCAAGGACCACTACGTCATCCAGGGCAACTACAACGGCATCCAGATCTGGGACATCTCGAACCCCGAGGCGCCCGTGCTGGTGAACGGGTACGTGTGCCCCGCCTCGCAGAGCGACGTCTCCGTCTATGAGAACCTGCTCTTCGTCTCGGGCGAGGGGCTCGGCGGGCGGATCGACTGCGGCACGCAGGGCGTCCCGGAAGCGGTGAGCAAGGACCGCCTCCGCGGCATCCGTATCTTCGACATCTCGGACATCCGCAACCCCCGCTACATCGCCAACGTGCAGACGTGCCGGGGCTCGCACACGCATTCGGTCCTCAAAGACCCGAACGACGACGAGAACGTCTACATCTACGTCTCGGGCTCGGCGCCGGTGCGCCCGGCCGAGGAGCTGCCCGGCTGCTCGGCGGCCCCGCCGGACGAGGACCCCAACTCGGCCCTGTTCCGGATCGAGGTCATCAAGGTGCCGCTGGCGCACCCCGAGCAGGCCGCCATCGTGAACTCGCCGCGCATCTTCGACAACCTGGCGGCGCCGCCCCGGCACGGCCTGGCGCCGGATGACCGCGCCGAGATCGAGGCGGCCCGGGCCCGCGGGGCCTTCGTCGTCGAGATCTTCGGGCAGGAGCGCATCCTCCCGGATCGCTTCGTGGCGCCGATGCTGGCGGAGTTCGTCAAGCAGCGGGGCCGCACCGAGGCGACGGCCGAGGACAGCGCCGCCTTCCGGGCAGCCCTGCCGGAGATCGTCCGCCAGCGCTTCGGGGTGCAGGAAGAGACCGGCCCCGACCAGTGCCACGACATCACGCTCTACCCCGAGATCGGGCTGGCCGGCGGCGCCTGCGAGGGCTACGGCCTCCTGCTCGACATCACCGACCCCGTCCGGCCCCGCCGCCTCGACGCCGTGGCCGACTCCAACTTCTCGTACTGGCACTCGGCCACGTTCAACAACGACGGCACGAAGGTGCTCTTCTCGGACGAGTGGGGCGGCGGCGGCCAGCCCAAGTGCCGCGCGACCGACCCGAAAGAGTGGGGGGCCAACGCCATCTTCACGATCGAAGAGGGCAAGATGCGCTTCCACAGCTACTACAAGCTGCCGGCCCCGCAGACCCCGCTCGAAAACTGCGTCGCCCACAACGGCTCGCTCATCCCCATCCCGGGCCGTGACGTGATGGTGCAGGCCTGGTACCAGGGAGGCATCTCGGTCTTCGACTGGACCGACCCCGACCATCCCTTCGAGATCGCCTTCCACGACCGGGGGCCTGTCTCGCCCGAGCGTATGCTCATGGGCGGGAGCTGGTCCGTCTACTGGTACAACGGACTCATTGTCAGCTCCGAGATCGCCCGGGGGCTCGACATCTTCGAGCTGACCCCGAGCCCGTACCTGAGTGCGAACGAGATCGCCGCGGCGAAAACGGTGCGGCTGAGCTACCTGAACGCGCAGGGCCAGCCGAAATTCGAATGGCCGGCCACGTTCGTGCTGGCGCGGGCCTACGTGGACCAGCTCGAGCGCTCGGGCGGGCTGAGCGCGGAACGCATCGCCGCCGTGCGGCAGGCGCTCGACCGTGCCGAGGCGGCGTCGGGTGCGGCCCGGCGGCAGGCGCTCGACCGGCTGGCCGCCGACCTGGATAGCCAGGCCGCCACTTCCTCCGACGCGGCGAAGGTCCGGATGCTCATCGACGTGGTGCGTCAGCTGTAG
- a CDS encoding NAD(P)H-binding protein, with protein sequence MKVLIFGATGMVGRAALAAALTDPRVTHVRAVVRRPPDYTHPRLDVLVLEDFFDYTAVEANLTGFDACLFCLGVTAAGKDEATYRRLTYDLTLAAAETLARRNPAMTFCYVSGSGTDAGSRMMWARVKGETEAALSRLPFRAVYHFRPGFIRPEGDARPRIPLYRLAYAVTAPLYPVLRRLFPDHVTTAGEVGRALVEAGLAGAPTPVLESRAIRALAARAPR encoded by the coding sequence ATGAAGGTTCTGATCTTCGGCGCCACCGGCATGGTGGGTCGGGCGGCGCTGGCCGCGGCCCTGACCGACCCCCGTGTTACCCACGTCCGCGCCGTCGTGCGCCGCCCCCCGGACTACACCCATCCCCGCCTCGACGTGCTGGTGCTGGAGGACTTCTTCGACTACACGGCCGTCGAAGCGAACCTGACGGGGTTCGACGCGTGCCTGTTCTGCCTGGGCGTGACGGCGGCCGGAAAAGACGAGGCCACGTACCGGCGCCTCACGTACGATCTGACGCTGGCTGCCGCCGAAACGCTCGCCCGGCGCAATCCGGCGATGACGTTCTGTTACGTCTCGGGCAGCGGCACCGACGCCGGAAGCCGGATGATGTGGGCCCGGGTGAAAGGTGAGACGGAGGCGGCGCTTTCGCGGCTGCCGTTCCGGGCGGTCTACCATTTCCGGCCGGGATTCATCCGCCCCGAGGGCGACGCCCGGCCCCGGATCCCGCTCTACCGGCTGGCCTATGCCGTCACCGCTCCCCTCTATCCGGTGCTCCGCAGGCTCTTCCCGGACCACGTAACCACCGCCGGCGAGGTCGGCCGTGCCCTGGTGGAAGCGGGCCTGGCCGGCGCCCCCACACCCGTCCTCGAAAGCCGCGCCATCCGGGCGCTGGCCGCGCGGGCGCCCCGTTGA
- a CDS encoding MBL fold metallo-hydrolase, with the protein MPDPRSPLAFARSLPSRRRRWWAVFGGVLALTASAAATLVAGMWDAFGARPSGERLARLERSPHYRDGQFVNTLPARSQGMSFSVLRDFLVGGSDYRRPGAPLPVVRRTAADFAASVPGLRVTWLGHSTLLVELDGVRLLVDPVWGDHAAPSPLLGVERFYAPPLPLDALPPLDAVVLSHDHYDHLDMPTIRALAGRVPRFVAPLGVGAHLEAWGVPAERIVELDWWEEVGVRGVRLVSTPARHFSGRALTDRNATLWSGWAFLGRDRRLWYSGDSALTPDFFAIGERLGPFDMTLIETGAYNAAWTDVHMGPEQAVAAHRMVRGGLLVPVHWGLFDLALHGWTEPAERVRAAARAAGIPVAFPRPGESLTPETYPADPWWPPVPWQTAAETPIISTGLPDSVLNLIPRP; encoded by the coding sequence ATGCCCGATCCTCGTTCCCCTCTCGCCTTCGCCCGCAGCCTCCCGTCCCGGCGTCGCCGGTGGTGGGCCGTGTTCGGCGGCGTCCTGGCGCTCACCGCCTCGGCGGCGGCCACGCTCGTCGCCGGCATGTGGGATGCCTTCGGGGCACGGCCCTCGGGCGAGCGGCTGGCCCGCCTGGAGCGCTCCCCGCACTACCGGGACGGCCAGTTCGTCAACACCCTGCCGGCCCGCTCGCAGGGCATGTCCTTCTCCGTCCTGCGCGACTTTCTGGTGGGCGGCAGCGACTACCGGCGGCCCGGCGCACCGCTGCCCGTGGTCCGGCGCACGGCGGCCGACTTCGCCGCCTCCGTCCCCGGCCTCCGCGTGACGTGGCTGGGTCACTCGACCCTCCTCGTCGAGCTCGACGGCGTGCGGCTGCTCGTCGACCCCGTCTGGGGCGACCACGCCGCCCCGTCACCCCTGCTGGGGGTCGAGCGGTTCTACGCCCCGCCGCTGCCCCTCGACGCACTGCCGCCCCTCGACGCGGTGGTCCTCTCCCACGACCACTACGACCACCTCGACATGCCCACCATCCGGGCGCTGGCCGGGCGCGTGCCCCGGTTCGTGGCGCCGCTGGGGGTGGGGGCCCACCTCGAAGCCTGGGGCGTGCCCGCCGAGCGGATTGTGGAGCTGGACTGGTGGGAGGAGGTCGGCGTACGGGGCGTCCGCCTGGTGAGCACGCCCGCCCGCCACTTCTCGGGCCGCGCCCTCACCGACCGCAACGCCACGCTGTGGTCCGGCTGGGCCTTCCTCGGCCGCGACCGGCGCCTCTGGTACAGCGGCGACTCGGCCCTGACGCCCGACTTCTTCGCCATCGGCGAGCGCCTCGGCCCCTTCGACATGACCCTCATCGAGACGGGTGCCTACAACGCGGCCTGGACCGACGTGCACATGGGGCCGGAGCAGGCCGTGGCCGCCCACCGGATGGTGCGGGGCGGCCTGCTGGTGCCGGTGCACTGGGGCCTGTTCGACCTGGCCCTGCACGGCTGGACCGAGCCCGCCGAGCGCGTACGCGCCGCCGCCCGGGCCGCCGGCATCCCCGTGGCCTTCCCGCGCCCCGGCGAAAGCCTCACGCCCGAAACCTACCCCGCCGACCCGTGGTGGCCGCCGGTGCCCTGGCAGACCGCCGCCGAGACGCCCATCATCTCGACCGGCCTGCCCGACAGTGTCCTCAACCTCATCCCCCGTCCCTGA
- a CDS encoding MarR family winged helix-turn-helix transcriptional regulator, giving the protein MSTTDHVESFIRAFRHLGALYTRLAARQSAVRGEATKQELLALGVLGQSGPLRMSDLAERLGIGQSAVTPVVDRLEARGLARRTRSRADRRVWLVELTSEGEQVFAEEDAVYREVVAAMLAPLDPSERATLAALMEKITAAGMAEVPGE; this is encoded by the coding sequence ATGTCCACGACCGATCACGTCGAATCCTTTATCCGCGCCTTTCGTCATCTCGGGGCCCTGTACACGCGGCTGGCGGCCCGGCAGTCGGCGGTGCGGGGGGAGGCCACCAAGCAGGAGTTGCTGGCGCTGGGGGTGCTCGGGCAGAGTGGCCCGCTCCGGATGAGCGACCTGGCCGAGCGGCTGGGCATCGGGCAGAGTGCCGTCACGCCGGTGGTGGACCGCCTGGAGGCGCGGGGGCTGGCCCGTCGCACGCGCAGCCGGGCCGACCGGCGCGTCTGGCTCGTGGAACTGACGTCCGAGGGCGAGCAGGTCTTTGCCGAGGAAGACGCCGTCTACCGGGAGGTGGTCGCCGCCATGCTGGCGCCGCTCGATCCCTCCGAACGGGCGACCCTTGCGGCGCTGATGGAAAAGATCACCGCGGCCGGGATGGCGGAGGTGCCCGGTGAATGA
- a CDS encoding class I SAM-dependent methyltransferase, with protein MNEYDRIAGWYAGARGPEAGVPEVTALAAKLEPGARVLDAGCGTGLPLARLLVDRGCAVVGLDASTEMLARFRANVPEAEARLGRVEAVRFAPGTFDAVVAWGVLFHLPPEKQAAALRRVAQWLRPGGWLLFTSGDVAGERRGEMHGRVFRYWSLDEAGYRRLLARNGLCLAEVATDARDNVVYLARRVGKGGAG; from the coding sequence GTGAATGAGTACGACCGGATCGCCGGCTGGTATGCCGGGGCGCGCGGCCCCGAGGCGGGCGTGCCCGAGGTGACGGCGCTGGCCGCGAAGCTGGAGCCGGGAGCCCGGGTGCTCGATGCCGGTTGCGGCACCGGCCTGCCCCTTGCCCGTCTCCTCGTCGACCGGGGGTGCGCCGTGGTGGGGCTGGATGCCTCGACCGAGATGCTCGCCCGGTTTCGGGCCAATGTGCCGGAGGCCGAGGCCCGTCTGGGGCGGGTGGAGGCGGTGCGGTTTGCGCCGGGGACGTTCGACGCGGTGGTGGCCTGGGGGGTGCTGTTTCACCTGCCGCCGGAGAAGCAGGCCGCGGCCCTCCGGCGCGTGGCGCAGTGGCTGCGGCCGGGGGGATGGCTCCTCTTCACCTCGGGCGACGTGGCGGGAGAACGCCGGGGGGAGATGCACGGCCGGGTGTTCCGGTACTGGTCGCTGGATGAGGCGGGGTACCGCCGCCTGCTCGCACGGAACGGGCTATGCCTGGCGGAGGTGGCGACCGACGCCCGGGACAACGTCGTCTACCTGGCACGGCGCGTGGGGAAAGGGGGGGCGGGGTGA
- the tgt gene encoding tRNA guanosine(34) transglycosylase Tgt, giving the protein MRFTLLHTDTETNARAGLLETDHGPVETPIFMPVGTVGSVKAVQPRELIDDVQAQIILGNTYHLYLRPGTEVLERAGGLHRFMRWPGPILTDSGGYQVFSLAARRKLSEEGVRFKSHLDGSYHTFTPESVIDIQRRIGADIMMVLDECPPGDAAYDYARTSHELTLRWAARCKQRFDETACPYGHGQALFAIVQGVVYPDLRRESARCLVEMDFPGYAIGGLSVGEPAEQMYAMVEVVCAELPAHKPRYLMGVGTPENLIENIARGVDMFDCVMPTRNGRNGMIFTTEGILNIKNRKWRTDFSPLDPGLDRYVSQTFTKAYVRHLFIAGEILGLQIASLQNLSFYLWLMREARRAIMEGRFAAWRAEVLPRIRRRL; this is encoded by the coding sequence ATGCGGTTTACCCTGCTGCACACCGACACGGAGACGAACGCCCGCGCCGGCTTGCTCGAGACGGATCACGGTCCGGTCGAGACGCCCATCTTCATGCCGGTGGGGACCGTCGGGAGCGTCAAGGCCGTCCAGCCGCGCGAGCTGATCGACGACGTGCAGGCGCAGATCATCCTGGGCAACACGTACCACCTCTACCTGCGGCCCGGCACCGAGGTGCTCGAACGGGCCGGCGGCCTGCACCGGTTCATGCGGTGGCCCGGCCCCATCCTCACCGACTCGGGCGGCTACCAGGTCTTCTCGCTGGCGGCGCGGCGCAAGCTCTCCGAGGAAGGCGTCCGCTTCAAGAGCCATCTCGACGGTTCCTACCACACCTTCACGCCCGAGTCCGTCATCGACATCCAGCGCCGCATCGGGGCGGACATCATGATGGTGCTCGACGAGTGCCCGCCCGGCGACGCGGCGTACGACTATGCCCGCACCTCACACGAGCTGACGCTCCGCTGGGCAGCCCGGTGCAAGCAGCGCTTCGACGAAACGGCCTGCCCCTACGGCCACGGGCAGGCCCTGTTCGCCATCGTGCAGGGGGTCGTCTACCCCGACCTCCGCCGCGAATCGGCCCGGTGCCTCGTCGAGATGGACTTCCCCGGCTATGCCATCGGGGGGCTGTCGGTGGGCGAGCCGGCCGAACAGATGTATGCCATGGTGGAGGTGGTCTGTGCGGAGCTGCCGGCGCACAAACCCCGCTACCTGATGGGGGTGGGAACGCCGGAGAACCTGATCGAGAACATCGCACGGGGGGTGGATATGTTCGACTGTGTGATGCCCACTCGCAACGGGCGCAACGGCATGATCTTCACCACCGAGGGCATCCTGAACATCAAGAACCGCAAGTGGCGCACCGACTTCTCCCCGCTCGATCCGGGGCTCGACCGGTACGTTTCACAGACGTTTACGAAGGCGTACGTGCGCCACCTCTTCATCGCCGGGGAGATCCTGGGGCTGCAGATCGCCTCGCTGCAGAACCTGTCGTTCTACCTGTGGCTGATGCGCGAGGCGCGGCGCGCCATCATGGAAGGGCGCTTTGCCGCCTGGCGGGCCGAGGTGCTTCCCCGCATCCGCCGGAGATTATAG